Proteins from a single region of Mycobacteriales bacterium:
- a CDS encoding 5'-3' exonuclease, translating to MLLDAASMYFRAFHGVPTTVTAPDGAPINLVRGFLDMTARLVGTRLPDRLVACLDEDWRPAFRVAAVPSYKAHRVAPDGGQEEPDELTPQVPVLMEVLDALGIARVGVAGFEADDVIGTLAAVDKDPVEVVSGDRDLFQVVRDEPPVRVLYIARGVAKLEVVGPAEVTARYGIPGTGYADFAVLRGDPSDGLPGVPGIGEKSASALISRFGSLAAV from the coding sequence ATGCTGCTCGACGCCGCCAGCATGTACTTCCGCGCGTTCCACGGTGTGCCCACCACCGTCACCGCGCCGGACGGAGCCCCGATCAATCTGGTCCGCGGTTTCCTCGACATGACCGCCCGGCTGGTCGGCACCCGGCTGCCGGACCGGTTGGTGGCCTGCCTCGACGAGGACTGGCGACCGGCGTTCCGGGTGGCCGCGGTGCCGTCGTACAAGGCGCACCGGGTTGCCCCGGATGGCGGCCAGGAGGAGCCGGACGAGTTGACCCCGCAGGTTCCGGTGCTGATGGAGGTGCTCGACGCGCTCGGCATCGCCCGGGTGGGGGTGGCCGGGTTCGAGGCCGACGACGTGATCGGGACACTGGCCGCCGTCGACAAGGATCCGGTGGAGGTGGTCTCCGGCGACCGGGATCTCTTCCAGGTGGTGCGCGACGAGCCGCCGGTACGCGTGCTCTACATCGCCCGCGGCGTCGCCAAGCTCGAGGTCGTCGGCCCGGCGGAAGTCACCGCGCGGTACGGCATCCCGGGGACCGGCTACGCCGACTTCGCCGTCCTGCGCGGCGATCCCAGCGACGGGCTGCCCGGCGTACCGGGGATCGGCGAGAAGTCTGCGTCGGCATTGATCAGCCGCTTCGGGTCGCTGGCCGCCGT